A portion of the Acidobacteriaceae bacterium genome contains these proteins:
- a CDS encoding chemotaxis protein CheW, protein MHHFKEKRNQRADSEQFATFHVGDLFFGIPAVHVQEVIRQQEMTPIPLSSSAVKGFINLRGQIVTAIDARTALDLQPGPEAPPMNIIIGSEDGAVSLLVDGIGDVLEVQQTSFAPIPENVPEAQRRMITGVFKLRDRLMLWLDTERLLEAAFQ, encoded by the coding sequence ATGCACCACTTCAAAGAGAAACGTAATCAGCGCGCAGACTCGGAGCAGTTCGCAACCTTTCACGTCGGAGACCTCTTCTTCGGCATCCCTGCGGTTCACGTTCAGGAAGTGATTCGCCAACAGGAAATGACACCCATCCCGCTCAGCTCAAGCGCGGTCAAAGGCTTCATCAATCTGCGCGGGCAGATCGTGACAGCGATCGACGCGCGCACCGCACTCGATTTACAACCCGGCCCCGAGGCCCCGCCCATGAACATCATCATCGGTTCAGAGGACGGTGCCGTTAGCCTTCTGGTCGATGGCATTGGAGACGTGCTCGAAGTCCAGCAAACCTCCTTCGCTCCAATCCCTGAAAACGTTCCTGAAGCGCAGCGGCGCATGATCACCGGTGTCTTCAAACTTCGCGATCGGCTGATGCTTTGGCTCGACACCGAAAGACTTCTTGAGGCTGCGTTCCAGTAG
- the cheB gene encoding chemotaxis-specific protein-glutamate methyltransferase CheB → MSTFAPALSTSRTSTRSSRIRIFIVDDSVVVRRLLTNALSAEPDFEIVGSASSAEIALTKLPTLKPDVMTLDIMLPGMSGLELLPIVRQQFPQMHTLIFSSATEAQAETALDALMHGATAFLLKPNSDVSLGSSMEYLQRELRDKIKQLCYRHTAQPAFAPMKPAPAFSATAKRAEVLAIGVSTGGPTALAALMAKLPHAFPLPIVIVQHMPPVFTELLAKRIRTVTGFNIVEATEGMVLEPGKAILAPGDYHMRVARSDTDTVIRLDQSPQECSCRPAVDVLFRSVADIYGGAAIATILTGMGQDGLRGSEVLVRAGAHLIAQDEASSVVWGMPGAVTNAGLAHQILPLDQIADALMQQARSAIHGGFNR, encoded by the coding sequence GTGTCCACATTCGCACCTGCTCTCTCCACATCTCGAACGTCAACACGATCGTCCCGGATCCGAATTTTCATCGTGGACGACTCTGTGGTTGTCCGCAGACTGCTGACGAATGCGCTCTCCGCTGAACCGGATTTCGAGATCGTCGGCTCTGCCTCAAGCGCAGAGATCGCGCTCACCAAGCTGCCAACCCTCAAGCCGGATGTAATGACGCTCGACATCATGCTGCCTGGCATGAGCGGGCTGGAGCTGCTGCCCATCGTGCGCCAGCAGTTTCCCCAGATGCATACGCTCATCTTTTCAAGCGCAACAGAAGCACAAGCAGAGACCGCACTCGACGCGCTCATGCATGGGGCTACCGCCTTCCTGCTCAAGCCGAACTCTGATGTCTCGCTCGGCTCGTCCATGGAGTATCTGCAGCGTGAGCTACGCGACAAGATCAAACAGCTTTGCTATCGCCACACAGCTCAACCAGCGTTCGCCCCCATGAAGCCAGCTCCCGCCTTCAGCGCAACAGCAAAGCGCGCAGAGGTCCTCGCCATCGGCGTTTCCACAGGGGGCCCCACTGCTCTGGCAGCGTTGATGGCGAAGCTGCCTCACGCCTTCCCTCTTCCCATCGTGATCGTGCAGCACATGCCACCGGTGTTTACGGAGCTTCTGGCCAAGCGCATCCGTACTGTAACAGGCTTCAATATCGTCGAAGCAACGGAAGGCATGGTTCTCGAACCTGGCAAAGCCATCCTTGCTCCAGGCGACTATCACATGCGGGTTGCGCGGTCGGACACGGACACGGTCATACGCCTCGACCAATCACCGCAGGAGTGCTCCTGCCGTCCGGCTGTCGATGTTCTCTTCCGCTCTGTAGCCGACATTTACGGCGGCGCTGCGATTGCTACCATCCTCACCGGCATGGGACAGGATGGCTTGCGAGGCTCCGAAGTTCTCGTTCGCGCCGGAGCCCATCTCATCGCTCAGGATGAAGCCTCCAGCGTCGTGTGGGGCATGCCCGGAGCCGTCACCAATGCAGGGCTCGCTCACCAGATATTGCCGCTCGATCAAATTGCCGACGCGCTCATGCAACAGGCGCGCAGCGCCATCCACGGAGGTTTCAACCGCTAA
- a CDS encoding methyl-accepting chemotaxis protein — protein MASATRIPNLTGTTPVKVRTKVTTMPPASSKHSDSDAALAAIGRSQGIVEFNLDGTILTANTLFLNLVGYSQDEVSGRHHSMFVDPTEASGAEYRNFWESIRRGETRTGIFRRLGKNGKEIWLQGCYMPVLDAAGQPYKAVKIALDITTDMQRNVAYRGQVDAVSRTQAVIEFKLDGTIVNANENFLAAMGYSMDEIKGNHHRIFMDKSEASTSDYRAFWDALARGEYQHGEYKRIGKGGREVWIYGSYNPIFGASGKPERVVKFATEITETVRTRQEHQAAQEATRQRALELEAKVNAILSVVKRASEGDLTGRIDVHGSDSIGQMGEALASFFNDLRQRVTAIASSATDLSSASQELSVISEQMASNAEETATQASVVSSASDEVSKNVTVVAAGSEEMQASIREISKSANESARVAHSAVTAATATNQTIAKLGQSSLEIGKVVKVITSIAQQTNLLALNATIEAARAGEAGKGFAVVANEVKELAKETAKATEEIGQKIEAIQTDTTSAVQAIEEITQIINQINDVSNTIASAVEEQTATTNEIGRSVSDASRGVSEIAVNIAGVATAAQGTTNGAAGTQTSARTLYSMASELQNLVSRFTV, from the coding sequence ATGGCTTCTGCAACTCGCATCCCCAACCTCACCGGAACGACTCCTGTGAAGGTGCGCACCAAAGTGACAACCATGCCGCCAGCTTCGAGCAAACACTCTGACAGCGACGCAGCTCTCGCCGCCATCGGCCGTTCGCAGGGCATCGTCGAGTTCAACCTCGACGGAACGATTCTCACCGCCAATACTCTCTTCCTCAACCTCGTGGGCTACAGCCAGGACGAAGTGTCCGGCCGCCATCACTCGATGTTCGTTGATCCCACCGAAGCCAGCGGAGCAGAGTATCGCAACTTCTGGGAGTCCATCCGTCGTGGAGAAACGCGCACCGGCATCTTCCGTCGACTGGGCAAGAACGGCAAAGAGATCTGGCTCCAGGGCTGCTACATGCCTGTGCTCGACGCAGCCGGTCAGCCTTACAAAGCAGTGAAGATTGCGCTGGATATCACCACCGACATGCAGCGCAACGTCGCCTATCGCGGACAGGTTGACGCCGTCAGCCGCACGCAGGCTGTTATTGAGTTCAAGCTCGACGGAACCATCGTGAACGCCAACGAAAACTTCCTCGCCGCAATGGGCTACTCCATGGACGAGATCAAGGGCAATCACCACCGCATCTTCATGGATAAATCCGAAGCATCCACCAGTGACTACCGTGCGTTCTGGGACGCTCTCGCTCGCGGCGAGTACCAGCACGGCGAGTACAAGCGGATCGGCAAAGGTGGTCGCGAGGTGTGGATCTATGGCTCCTACAACCCCATTTTCGGAGCCAGCGGCAAGCCGGAGCGTGTCGTGAAGTTTGCGACCGAGATCACAGAGACCGTCCGCACACGACAGGAGCATCAAGCGGCACAGGAAGCAACACGCCAGCGTGCTCTCGAGCTTGAGGCAAAGGTCAACGCCATCCTCAGCGTCGTGAAGCGTGCCAGCGAAGGTGACCTCACCGGCAGGATCGATGTGCACGGCAGCGACTCCATCGGCCAGATGGGCGAAGCTCTCGCGTCGTTCTTCAACGATCTGCGGCAGCGCGTCACAGCGATTGCTTCATCGGCAACGGACCTTAGCTCCGCCAGCCAGGAACTCTCTGTCATCAGCGAGCAGATGGCCTCAAACGCAGAAGAAACAGCGACGCAGGCATCCGTTGTCTCCAGCGCCAGTGACGAAGTTTCAAAGAACGTCACCGTCGTTGCCGCCGGCTCGGAGGAGATGCAGGCGTCCATTCGCGAGATCTCAAAGTCCGCCAATGAAAGCGCTCGTGTAGCTCACAGCGCAGTGACAGCAGCGACGGCAACCAACCAGACCATCGCAAAGCTCGGGCAGTCGTCGCTGGAGATCGGCAAGGTCGTCAAGGTCATCACCTCCATCGCGCAGCAAACCAACTTGCTCGCGTTGAACGCCACCATCGAAGCCGCTCGCGCAGGCGAAGCAGGCAAAGGCTTCGCGGTAGTCGCCAACGAGGTAAAAGAACTGGCCAAGGAAACGGCTAAGGCCACCGAAGAGATTGGTCAGAAGATCGAAGCGATCCAGACCGACACGACCAGCGCCGTGCAGGCGATCGAAGAGATCACGCAGATCATCAACCAGATCAACGACGTCTCCAACACGATCGCTTCGGCGGTGGAAGAACAGACGGCAACCACCAACGAGATCGGGCGCAGCGTCTCCGATGCTTCGCGGGGAGTCAGTGAAATCGCGGTAAACATCGCAGGCGTTGCCACCGCTGCTCAAGGAACCACCAACGGAGCCGCAGGGACGCAGACCTCTGCCCGCACCCTGTACAGCATGGCCAGCGAACTCCAGAACCTGGTCTCGCGCTTCACGGTGTAG